Proteins found in one Micropterus dolomieu isolate WLL.071019.BEF.003 ecotype Adirondacks linkage group LG10, ASM2129224v1, whole genome shotgun sequence genomic segment:
- the LOC123977469 gene encoding dystrobrevin beta-like isoform X3: MVMEEGGQRDRGRGTPATPGAEGRQIFVEMGEQNFDGICLSTYRTACKLRFIQKRCNLHLIDIYNVIEAVRDAGLNAVELNAGISVTRLENLVSSLFNQLSKRLPTTHTINPRESTVLLVEFLLAAIDSEPNSRLTVLSVKAMLATLCGGKLVDKLRYVFSQVSDSSGVLVQSKFDGFLREALRLPTAVHEGPSFGYTHTLARSCFPQQKRVMLNMFLDIVVDPPQCLVWLPLMHRLANVEHVYHPVSCSFCRGNGMTGFRYRCLRCRGYQLCQNCFWRGNASGSHSNQHQMKEHSSWKSPATKLGRALSRTLGCVSSREPPHPIYPEEPERTLNLANIVPSRPVRNTSEAMLLSSSVPESSKSLAAAQRMNEEHALIAAYVNRLQSSPCSVDSPSRQDEEHKLIARYTSRLAETDGAGMIPNRSINFDVNKQKRELIAQLECKNREILAEIRRLRVEHDAACQASPEKGSTNPTLLAELRLLRQRKDELEQRMSSLQESRRELMVQLEGLMKLLKAQAAGSSQASPSRPSPSTVRGVGAASPQGHMYPHQDSLAGVGGDVQEAFAQGPRRNLRNDLLVAADSITNTVSSLVKELHSDDAREEEERLLNGKDRG; encoded by the exons atggtgatggaggagggggggcagagagacagagggagggggaCTCCAGCGACACCAGGAGCAGAGGGGAGACAGATCTTTGTGGAGATGG GGGAGCAGAACTTCGATGGTATTTGTCTCTCTACATATCGAACAGCCTGCAAGCTCAGATTCATACAGAAGAGATGCAACT TACATCTGATCGACATATACAACGTGATTGAGGCGGTGCGGGACGCTGGTCTGAACGCCGTAGAGCTGAACGCCGGCATCTCTGTGACCAGACTGGAGAACCTGGTGTCCTCCCTGTTCAACCAGCTCAGCAAGCGCCTGCCCACAACACACACCATCAACCCGCGAGAGAGTACCGTCCTATTAGTCGAATTCTTACTCGCTGCCATTGACAG tgaGCCAAATAGCCGTCTGACGGTGCTGTCTGTGAAGGCAATGCTGGCCACACTGTGTGGAGGGAAACTGGTAGATAAACTCCGCT ATGTGTTTTCTCAGGTATCTGACTCCAGTGGCGTGTTGGTACAGTCCAAGTTTGATGGTTTTCTGAGGGAGGCTCTCAGGCTGCCCACCGCTGTACATGAAGGGCCGTCCTTTggctacacacacaccttaGCACGCTCATGCTTCCCACAACAG AAGAGGGTGATGCTCAACATGTTCCTGGACATCGTAGTTGACCCTCCTCAGTGTCTTGTATGGCTGCCTCTCATGCACCGCCTGGCCAATGTGGAAcatg tttaTCATCCTGTGTCATGCTCCTTCTGTCGTGGAAACGGTATGACAGGCTTCCGCTATCGCTGCCTCCGTTGCCGTGGATACCAGCTCTGCCAAAACTGCTTCTGGCGCGGCAACGCCAGCGGCTCTCATAGCAACCAGCATCAGATGAAGGAGCACTCGTCCTGG AAGTCACCGGCGACAAAGCTTGGCCGAGCCCTGAGCAGGACTTTGGGCTGTGTGTCGTCCAGAGAGCCCCCTCATCCAATTTACCCAGAGGAACCTGAGAGGACCCTAAACCTCGCCAACATAGT cccaTCTCGCCCTGTTAGGAACACCAGTGAGGCCATGTTGCTGTCCTCATCAGTGCCCGAGTCCTCCAAGAG TTTGGCAGCCGCTCAGCGCATGAACGAGGAACACGCTCTAATCGCTGCGTATGTGAATCGCCTCCAGAGCAGCCCATG tagtGTGGACAGTCCCAGCAGACAAGATGAGGAGCACAAACTGATCGCCCGCTACACCTCCCGACTGGCAGAGACTGACGGTGCAGGA atGATACCTAACCGAAGCATCAACTTTGATGTGAACAAACAGAAGAGGGAGCTCATTGCTCAGCTGGAGTGCAAAAACAG AGAGATCTTGGCAGAGATCAGACGTCTCCGTGTAGAGCATGACGCAGCGTGCCAGGCCAGCCCGGAGAAAGGCAGCACCAACCCAACTCTTCTGGCTGAGCTTCGTCTGCTCAG ACAAAGGAAAGATGAGCTGGAGCAGAGGATGTCGTCTCTGCAAGAGAGCAGGAGGGAACTGATGGTACAGCTGGAGGGACtgatgaagctgctgaag GCGCAGGCGGCTGGCTCTTCTCAAGCCTCTCCTTCTCGACCAAGTCCATCAACCGTCCGCGGTGTGGGTGCTGCATCTCCCCAGGGTCACATGTACCCTCATCAAGATTCACTCGCTGGGGTGGGTGGTGACGTACAAGAAGCATTCGCCCAAG
- the LOC123977469 gene encoding dystrobrevin beta-like isoform X2, whose translation MVMEEGGQRDRGRGTPATPGAEGRQIFVEMGEQNFDGICLSTYRTACKLRFIQKRCNLHLIDIYNVIEAVRDAGLNAVELNAGISVTRLENLVSSLFNQLSKRLPTTHTINPRESTVLLVEFLLAAIDSEPNSRLTVLSVKAMLATLCGGKLVDKLRYVFSQVSDSSGVLVQSKFDGFLREALRLPTAVHEGPSFGYTHTLARSCFPQQKRVMLNMFLDIVVDPPQCLVWLPLMHRLANVEHVYHPVSCSFCRGNGMTGFRYRCLRCRGYQLCQNCFWRGNASGSHSNQHQMKEHSSWKSPATKLGRALSRTLGCVSSREPPHPIYPEEPERTLNLANIVPSRPVRNTSEAMLLSSSVPESSKSLAAAQRMNEEHALIAAYVNRLQSSPCSVDSPSRQDEEHKLIARYTSRLAETDGAGMIPNRSINFDVNKQKRELIAQLECKNREILAEIRRLRVEHDAACQASPEKGSTNPTLLAELRLLRQRKDELEQRMSSLQESRRELMVQLEGLMKLLKAQAAGSSQASPSRPSPSTVRGVGAASPQGHMYPHQDSLAGVGGDVQEAFAQGPRRNLRNDLLVAADSITNTVSSLVKELHSDDAREEEERLLNGKDRAG comes from the exons atggtgatggaggagggggggcagagagacagagggagggggaCTCCAGCGACACCAGGAGCAGAGGGGAGACAGATCTTTGTGGAGATGG GGGAGCAGAACTTCGATGGTATTTGTCTCTCTACATATCGAACAGCCTGCAAGCTCAGATTCATACAGAAGAGATGCAACT TACATCTGATCGACATATACAACGTGATTGAGGCGGTGCGGGACGCTGGTCTGAACGCCGTAGAGCTGAACGCCGGCATCTCTGTGACCAGACTGGAGAACCTGGTGTCCTCCCTGTTCAACCAGCTCAGCAAGCGCCTGCCCACAACACACACCATCAACCCGCGAGAGAGTACCGTCCTATTAGTCGAATTCTTACTCGCTGCCATTGACAG tgaGCCAAATAGCCGTCTGACGGTGCTGTCTGTGAAGGCAATGCTGGCCACACTGTGTGGAGGGAAACTGGTAGATAAACTCCGCT ATGTGTTTTCTCAGGTATCTGACTCCAGTGGCGTGTTGGTACAGTCCAAGTTTGATGGTTTTCTGAGGGAGGCTCTCAGGCTGCCCACCGCTGTACATGAAGGGCCGTCCTTTggctacacacacaccttaGCACGCTCATGCTTCCCACAACAG AAGAGGGTGATGCTCAACATGTTCCTGGACATCGTAGTTGACCCTCCTCAGTGTCTTGTATGGCTGCCTCTCATGCACCGCCTGGCCAATGTGGAAcatg tttaTCATCCTGTGTCATGCTCCTTCTGTCGTGGAAACGGTATGACAGGCTTCCGCTATCGCTGCCTCCGTTGCCGTGGATACCAGCTCTGCCAAAACTGCTTCTGGCGCGGCAACGCCAGCGGCTCTCATAGCAACCAGCATCAGATGAAGGAGCACTCGTCCTGG AAGTCACCGGCGACAAAGCTTGGCCGAGCCCTGAGCAGGACTTTGGGCTGTGTGTCGTCCAGAGAGCCCCCTCATCCAATTTACCCAGAGGAACCTGAGAGGACCCTAAACCTCGCCAACATAGT cccaTCTCGCCCTGTTAGGAACACCAGTGAGGCCATGTTGCTGTCCTCATCAGTGCCCGAGTCCTCCAAGAG TTTGGCAGCCGCTCAGCGCATGAACGAGGAACACGCTCTAATCGCTGCGTATGTGAATCGCCTCCAGAGCAGCCCATG tagtGTGGACAGTCCCAGCAGACAAGATGAGGAGCACAAACTGATCGCCCGCTACACCTCCCGACTGGCAGAGACTGACGGTGCAGGA atGATACCTAACCGAAGCATCAACTTTGATGTGAACAAACAGAAGAGGGAGCTCATTGCTCAGCTGGAGTGCAAAAACAG AGAGATCTTGGCAGAGATCAGACGTCTCCGTGTAGAGCATGACGCAGCGTGCCAGGCCAGCCCGGAGAAAGGCAGCACCAACCCAACTCTTCTGGCTGAGCTTCGTCTGCTCAG ACAAAGGAAAGATGAGCTGGAGCAGAGGATGTCGTCTCTGCAAGAGAGCAGGAGGGAACTGATGGTACAGCTGGAGGGACtgatgaagctgctgaag GCGCAGGCGGCTGGCTCTTCTCAAGCCTCTCCTTCTCGACCAAGTCCATCAACCGTCCGCGGTGTGGGTGCTGCATCTCCCCAGGGTCACATGTACCCTCATCAAGATTCACTCGCTGGGGTGGGTGGTGACGTACAAGAAGCATTCGCCCAAG